The nucleotide sequence CCAGTCTGATTAAAATTTACAATTCTTCATGATTCCCGTTAGTGCAGCATTGTATAAATAATTTGCAAAGATGTAAAAAAACTCAAAGAATCTAACTCATGCAAGCTAGAGCTTCTTTAACCGGCTAGAGCCGACCGACGAGAAATTTTGTTAAGTTTATTTACATTTTTCAAATATATTTCTGAGTTGAGTTTGTTTCTACCCAGGAGATAATTTTAATGACTTTTGAACCGGCTTCTTAATTCAGCGGGGGCTTCTTTCAACACACTCCCCTTGTCAAAGTAGTGATGTAACAATAATTCCTAAGGTTGCCTTCTGAAAAATCAGAAATCATGCTATCCTAACTACCTTTAAATTAGGCAACTTTAGACAAACATTTTGTTTGACAAGGTTTTTAGCCATTAAATAAATTAGGAGAAACCCAGATGGTAAAAGCAGCTTCAGCCGTTGAATTCGGACTTCCGTGATTTTCAGTAAAATCTATCAAAGGCTGGAGTAATAGCAGGTCAAATTAAACGTAAAATATTAGATCCCTACCTTAACCCAGACCTGATGAAAAACTCTTCTTGCTCCCTATTACAAGGCGGCTAGAGGGTTAAGCTTTTAGTGGATTTTATGGATGTCGCTCTACTGAATTCAAAACTCTGTATGAGTGGGTTTAATCAAAATGCCGGTGAAGAAATCCAAACAGCCGGTAAACCCGTCTCTACAAAATTTAAAATTCTGGACAAAAGCGACATCGGGTGTTAAAAGCACAAACTCTACTCTCTGTTTATCTGTTTCTTCGAGGTGCTTTTTCATGTTGGGTATAACAACAACCGGCATGATCAGCACGAGAGGCTGCGACAACCGCACCGTGATCATAGAGGTGAAGGGGTTTTGAAAACTAAATTCTAAACAGGGTTGGGTTGCAGAGGGTGGGTTAAAGTCTTGCTCTTTTAATTGCTGAATTCGAGGTATTTTTATATGTTGGGTACGACAACCACAGGGATTTCGGCTTTAAGTGACTATAACAACCGCGTTGTGTTTATAGAGGTGAAGGGAGGCGCGGATCACGACTTGATGCGAACCAGCCACTATACGCTAAAAGTTCCTTATAGCCGGCTGTCTCAGACCATCCAGCGAATCAGCCGCATGGGGGGCCATATTGCCAGTGTCAAACTCGAATCATCTCTTCAAGTCGTTGAGCCGGCTGCATATTCCGCTCAACCAATGGTAGCAGAGGCACCCAGCAGTCTCGCAGAAGCCCCCGCTGAACATCTGGAGGCACCGGCACCAACATCAGAGGCAACTGCGGAACTAGAGGCAGTGGCAGACATTGCAGATGAGCCGGCAGCTCAACACGAGGAACTGCCAGAGGTTGATGCCAGTGTAACAACTGAATCTGAAACAACCCCAGAACCAGAGGCAGTTGCAGAAATCGTAGATGAGCCGGCAGCTCAACACGAGGAACTGCCAGAGGTTGATGCCAGTGTAACGACTGAATCTGAAACAACCCCAGAACCAGAGGCAGTTGCAGAAATCGTAGATGAGCCGGCAGCTCAACACGAGGAACTGCCAGAGGTTGATGCCAGTGTAACGACTGAATCTGAAACAACCCCAGAACCAGAGGCAGTTGCAGAAATCGTAGATGAGCCGGCAGCTCAACACGAGGAACTGCCAGAGGTTGATGCCAGTGTAACGACTGAATCTGAAACAACCCCAGAACCAGAGGCAGTTGCAGAAATCGTAGATGAGCCGGCTGCTCAACACGAGGAAGTGCCAGAGGTTGATGTTAGTGTAACGGCTGAATCTGAAACAACCCCAGAACCAGAGGAAGTTGCAGAAATCGTCGATGAGCCGGCAGCTCAACATGAGGAACTGCCAGAGGTTGATGCCAGTGTAACGGCTGAATCTGAAACAACCCCAGAACCAGAGGCAGTTGCAGAAATCGTAAATGAGCCGGCAGCTCAACATGAGGAACTGCCAGAGGTTGATGTTAGTGTAACGACTGAATCTGAAACAACCCCAGAAGCAGAGGCAGTTGCAGAAATCGTAGATGAGCCGGCAGCGAAACATGAGGAACTGCCAGAGGTTGATGCCAGTATAACGACTGAATCTGAAACAACCCCAGAACCAGAGGCAGTGGCAGACATTGCAGATGAGCCGGCAGCGAAACATGAGGAACTGCCAGAGGTTGATGCCAGTGTAACGGCTGAATCTGAAACAACCCCAGAAGCAGAGGCAGTGGCAGAAATCGTAGATGAGCCGGCTGCTCAACACGAGGAACTGCTAGAGGTTGATGCCCGTGTAACAACTGAATCTGAAATAGTCCCAGAAGCAGCAGTTGCGCCACAACCAGAACCAGAAGTGCAGGTTGCTCAAGTAGATGAGCCGGCACAACAGCCAACCGACGAGCAAGTGCTATCTCCTGAAATTATCCCTAACCTGGCGATCTCATCTGAGCCGACATCACCAGATGCCGGTGTAGTAGAACCTAAAACAACAGCCTCTAAGACAACAAAAAGCAAAACCGGCACTCAAACCACTAAAGGCAAAAAAACCACCAAAACCACTAAAAGCAAAAAAACTTCTCAAAGCAGCCGGAGCAAAAAAGGGCGAAAATCAGCGTCCAATGACTCCTAAGCTATCTCAGCCCAGCCGTCATCATCGCGCCTTTAGCCAATCCTGCCCAGTGCTGACGGTTGAGCATCAAATGCAGCAATACAAGCAATCAGGCTCCAGCGTGAATCTGTGAGCGGAACAGGCTAAGCAAATTTGGAGGTGGCCACAGACAAGCTGACTGCACATAACTTGTCTGAGTCACAACCAAATAGCCGGTGGGCGTTAAGAAAATGATGAAACGCTTTTCCCTTGGGCTGCTAGAAATTCCCGCAAACGGATCAAGTTGAAAGTTTGGCCTAAATTGAGTGGCAGTAAAGAGACGCCTTCGAGACGGGACTGCACCCAACCATCCCCCCAGTACCACTCGTGAAATCCGTCAATTCCCTGACTTAATAACAGACGCAGACAGTTAGGTTCCGCAACATCTACCAGGTGTTGAATCACCACCGGCCCTATCGAACTGGTAAACGTCAAACCAGAATGAAACTGTTCGGGCAGTCCTGGGGTAAAACGTTGGGGCCACAACCACTGCTGTAGCAAAGCAGGACGGAGCAGACTATCCCCAATCGTCGATGCCGGTGCGTCCACCTCAATTCGCAAGTGGGTTTGTTGAAAAGTCCCTAGCATAAAGAATTTGCGCTTTTTAGAGTCATCCTTCCTTCAGTTTGACACTCTCCGCGCTGATAGCGCAGCGTGGGGCAATGACTCATTCACGATTGCCCTTGAGGTATTGACGCTTAGCAGATCACCCCATTTGGAGCGGGTTTGGAGGACTTACTCCGAAGTCTTTCTAACTTCCCTAGTGTTTCAGCCAATTGAGAGCCGCTGATATTCATATTTGCCAGGATTGCCGGCTTTCCATACCGGCCAAAACTTTCCTTCGTAAAAAATCCTATTTTTATTGGGAAAAATCCCTAAAATTTCTAATTTTCACGTTTCACTTATTACCGTTCCGTCTCCCCTCACCTCCCATCAAACCAACATCTAAAATAAAGAAAGCGGGAATTGTTAAGAAACGTTAGGATTTCTCATGGCTGATCAGTTAATTCGAGCAACAGCAGCGGAGGGCGGTATTCGGGCAGTTGGGGCGATCACCACCCGCCTTGTAGAAGAAGCAAGGCAGCGACACAAACTTTCCTACGTTGCCACAGCTGCCTTAGGCAGGACAATGTCATCTGGGCTTTTGCTCGCCTCCAACATGAAACGTGCCGAATCCAGAGTGAATATTCGCATCATCGGCAGTGGGCCGTTGGGTGGGATTCTTGTAGATGCCGGCTTAGATGGCACAGTGCGTGGTTACGTCGATAATCCTGAAGTTGAACTGCCCCCCAATAGCCAGGGTAAGCTCGATGTGGGTGGGGCTGTGGGCAGCGACGGTTACCTCTACGTCGTTCGTGATGTAGGATATGGCTACCCTTACTCCAGTACCGTCGAACTCGTTTCTGGTGAAATCGGAGAGGATGTGGCTCATTACCTGATGACTTCCGAACAAACGCCTTCTGCCTTAGTGGTCGGGGTATTTGTCGGGGCACAGGGCGTTACCGCATCGGGAGGGATCTTATTGCAAGTGCTGCCGAAGGCTGCATCAGACGAAGCACTTGTTCAAACCTTGGAATCTCGCATCGCATCCCTGTCAGGATTTACCCCCCTTTTGCAAGCCGGTAATACACTGCCAGAAATTTTTGAGCAATTGTTAGGAGACATGGGACTGCAAATTCTGCCAGAAATTCAAATGGTGCGGTTTCACTGTAGCTGTTCTCCGGATCGCTTTCTGGGAGCGCTGAAAATGTTGGGTGAAGCCGAGCTGCTAGACATGATAGAAAAGGATGATGGCGCTGAAGCAACTTGCCATTTCTGTGGTGAAGTTTACCAAGCGAGTCGTGACGAACTAGCCCAGCTGATTGGCGACCTCAAAGCCGGCTCCTAATTTTCAAGTAGGGCAAAAACGAATCAAAAGCAACGTGCCAATTGGGCAGAAGAAATTGAAGAGTCTGGGCGGTTTACGATTGCACGCCGATAAAAAAGAGAAGAGAAAAGACTTTCACCCTTGATTCTTCAACCTTTGGCGGGCAAACTTTAATTCCACCTAGGCTGCTTCACCCTTCACTCAGACACTGTTATTTGAAATAAAATTTGGCTTTTGGTGAGTTGAGAGATACGATAGCAACGACTGCTTGTTTGCAGGAGCCAAGACCGCTGCTTTACTGTTGGTGTGGGATATGACTAGAGATCGCAAAGGTCGAGACCGGCGGCGTGTCGCTAGGTCTTCAAAGCCAGTTGAGGACAGCAAATTTCGTGTGTTTCCAGCTTTACCTAGCACGAGCGCCGGGGAGCCGGTGCCTCAGCCCACTCCAGAATGGGAGGCGAGTAATGGTGTGCGCTCAGCACCCCTACAACCCAAAGGATTAGGGGCTAAAGCGGATTCTCAGACGCGCCGGTCGAGGCGCTCACGAAACAGCTTGAAAAATTCTTTAAAGCCTCCCCAGGGGCTGCAAAATCTGCTAAATAGCTGGCTGTTTTGGTGGATAACAGCAGCGATCGTGTTTGGGGGAAGTGGATTTATGGCCATAGCCCTGTTGTTGCGGCTGCCGGCCCTCCCCAACTGCCCAGCTATATTTTGGCCAACTGCTTCGGCGAGCTTACGCATTTATTGCGCTCAACTGGCAGCGAATAAGGAAACTGTCGAGGACTTGCTAGGGGCGATCGAGCTAGTCAATGACCTGCCAAACGATCACCCCATGCGCCAGGACATCAACCGCAACATCGAACAGTGGTCGCAGCAGATCCTGGATTTGTGTGACAACACCTTCCAAGCCGGCAAGCTGGATGAAGCCATCGAAATGGCCCGCAAAGTTCCTTCAAATGTGCCGGCCTACCGATTAGTAGAGGAGCGGATTGATCGCTGGAAGGCTACTTGGGCCGAAGCCGAAGAAATTTATAAAAAAGCTGAAGCCGAACTGCGTAAGCAAAACTGGCCACAGGCATTTCGGGAAGCTGTACGGCTGCTGGATGTGGGCAATAACTACTGGGCAACGACCAAGTATGAAGAACTGACGATCCTGATGAAGTCGGCGCGAGAAGATGGCAATAAGCTCGGCAAAGCTTACAACAGCGCCGAGCAAGGCGGGTTAGAGAACTTGCTACAGGCGATTAAACTTGCACAGTCCATCGAGCCAAAAAGTCATGTTTATCGGGAAGCTCAGGACGCCCTTAGAAAATTCAGCAGCAAGCTCATGGATTTGGCTGAGGACACCTTAGAAAACCGGGATTTGCAAGGGGCAATCTCTATCGTGCGCCAAATTCCTGAGAGTGTGAATCTCAAGGACGAAGTTCAAGACTTTATTGATCTAGCAAGGGCCGAAGCTCAAACCTGGCCAGACACTGTTGAAGCGATTGAATCGGCTATTACCGCAGCCCAAAAGATCAACCGCAAACGCCCTCTTTATAGCAAAGCCCAACGATTGATCAGCGAGTGGCAGCAAAGCCTTGAAGGTCTAGCCTATTTAGAGCGAGCGCGTGCACTGGCTAAAGGTGGCGTGATTAATGACTTAAAAGAGGCCATCTCTCAAGCGCAGCTCGTCTCCAGCTCTAAACCGCGCTGGGAGGAAGCTCAAGGCGAAATCAAGCGCTGGAGAAGCCAAATAGAGACTCAGGAAGACCGGCCCTATTTAGACAAGGCCGAGATGTTAGCCAGATCGGGAAGTATTAGCGCTCTGCAAGCGGCAATTAATCAGGCCAATATGATTGGCAACGGACGGGCGCTTTACGAGGAAGCTCAGAACAAAATTCAGGAGTGGAATCGACAGATACAAACTCAGGAAGACCGGCCAGCCCTGGAAATGGCCATGCAATTGGCCCGCTCTGGTAACACCGGCTCACTGCAAGCGGCGATTAATGAAGCCCGTAAGATTGGCAACGGACGGGCGCTTTACCAGGAAGCTCAGAACAAAATTCAAGATTGGAAATTGCAACTGCAACAGCAGGAAGATCAGCCCTACCTCGACCGAGCGCGACAGATGGCAGATATGGGCCGGCTGTCTGAGGCAATTGCGGCTGCAGAAAGAATTCAACCAGGACGCGCTCTTTATGAAACTGCTCAAGAGGTGATCAAAACCTGGCGCGATGAAATTCGGGCGAAGCAAGATATCGAGGATGCCTATCGCTACGCAAATTCGGGAAATCCAGAAACTCTGGCGTCTGCGATTCGCACAGCGAATCAAGTTTCTGATTCTAGCTTGTTGCGGGCGGAGGCGGATGGGGTAATCGAGCAATGGAGCCAGCAAATCTTGGCCATTGCGAGAGAACGGGCAGCATCTGACTTACCCGCTGCGATTGAAATTGCCCAGAAGATCCCTTCCTATGCCGGGGCTTTTTCGGCGGCTCAGCGACAGATAGAGAGCTGGCAACAACAGTTAAATCCCGCGCCGGCTCCTTCAGTCGCCCCCGCGCCCGTTCCTTCAGCAGCCCCCGCACCTCCCCCTCCAGCAGCCCCCTAGGACAGAAAACAGTGTTTTCTCTGGCTAAAGTGTGCCGGCATCTAACTGTGGTTGGTGCCGGCATCTTTCTATTTTCAATTTAAGATTCGAGGGAAACTGTTAGAATTTATAAGCAGATTCGCTTTTCTGTTGGGGCGAATTTATTAAAAATTAACCGTAATTCAGTGGATGTGATCTTGTTTTATGGCTTCAGTTACCCTGGAAGAAATCTCGCATTTCCGCTCTAAATTAGCTACTTATCCTGATATCTTGAAAGCCCTTGAGGTGATTGAAGATTGTGATGGAGATTTGGAAGATGCCGCGCTTGTACTGGCGATTGAGGTTGGACAGCAACCCGACAGTGCGACTTGGTTAGATGGGTTTGCCAAGCGATATCGTCCCGCTTTGTGTGAGCAAGCAGTAAGAGAAAATTTGTTAAACGGAGAATTAGTGGCTGTTGTTGAATATTTAACAGAAAATCAGGTTTTACCCGTGATATTAGTTGCGCCGGTTCTCATGTATATAATCAAGCAAGGCGTGAATGATTTTTGCGAGCCTCTGGAGTTAAAATTGTAAAAAAATAACTCGAATCCTTCATCCGGATTTATGCTCATTTCTCTCAATCGTGCCGCCAAGCTTTCTGATCTTTGACGCTCCTGTTTTAGCAAAGCTTCCGCCTGTTCTGCTCGT is from Microcoleus sp. FACHB-68 and encodes:
- a CDS encoding phycobilisome linker polypeptide yields the protein MLGTTTTGISALSDYNNRVVFIEVKGGADHDLMRTSHYTLKVPYSRLSQTIQRISRMGGHIASVKLESSLQVVEPAAYSAQPMVAEAPSSLAEAPAEHLEAPAPTSEATAELEAVADIADEPAAQHEELPEVDASVTTESETTPEPEAVAEIVDEPAAQHEELPEVDASVTTESETTPEPEAVAEIVDEPAAQHEELPEVDASVTTESETTPEPEAVAEIVDEPAAQHEELPEVDASVTTESETTPEPEAVAEIVDEPAAQHEEVPEVDVSVTAESETTPEPEEVAEIVDEPAAQHEELPEVDASVTAESETTPEPEAVAEIVNEPAAQHEELPEVDVSVTTESETTPEAEAVAEIVDEPAAKHEELPEVDASITTESETTPEPEAVADIADEPAAKHEELPEVDASVTAESETTPEAEAVAEIVDEPAAQHEELLEVDARVTTESEIVPEAAVAPQPEPEVQVAQVDEPAQQPTDEQVLSPEIIPNLAISSEPTSPDAGVVEPKTTASKTTKSKTGTQTTKGKKTTKTTKSKKTSQSSRSKKGRKSASNDS
- the hslO gene encoding Hsp33 family molecular chaperone HslO; translation: MADQLIRATAAEGGIRAVGAITTRLVEEARQRHKLSYVATAALGRTMSSGLLLASNMKRAESRVNIRIIGSGPLGGILVDAGLDGTVRGYVDNPEVELPPNSQGKLDVGGAVGSDGYLYVVRDVGYGYPYSSTVELVSGEIGEDVAHYLMTSEQTPSALVVGVFVGAQGVTASGGILLQVLPKAASDEALVQTLESRIASLSGFTPLLQAGNTLPEIFEQLLGDMGLQILPEIQMVRFHCSCSPDRFLGALKMLGEAELLDMIEKDDGAEATCHFCGEVYQASRDELAQLIGDLKAGS
- a CDS encoding chromosome segregation ATPase — protein: MTRDRKGRDRRRVARSSKPVEDSKFRVFPALPSTSAGEPVPQPTPEWEASNGVRSAPLQPKGLGAKADSQTRRSRRSRNSLKNSLKPPQGLQNLLNSWLFWWITAAIVFGGSGFMAIALLLRLPALPNCPAIFWPTASASLRIYCAQLAANKETVEDLLGAIELVNDLPNDHPMRQDINRNIEQWSQQILDLCDNTFQAGKLDEAIEMARKVPSNVPAYRLVEERIDRWKATWAEAEEIYKKAEAELRKQNWPQAFREAVRLLDVGNNYWATTKYEELTILMKSAREDGNKLGKAYNSAEQGGLENLLQAIKLAQSIEPKSHVYREAQDALRKFSSKLMDLAEDTLENRDLQGAISIVRQIPESVNLKDEVQDFIDLARAEAQTWPDTVEAIESAITAAQKINRKRPLYSKAQRLISEWQQSLEGLAYLERARALAKGGVINDLKEAISQAQLVSSSKPRWEEAQGEIKRWRSQIETQEDRPYLDKAEMLARSGSISALQAAINQANMIGNGRALYEEAQNKIQEWNRQIQTQEDRPALEMAMQLARSGNTGSLQAAINEARKIGNGRALYQEAQNKIQDWKLQLQQQEDQPYLDRARQMADMGRLSEAIAAAERIQPGRALYETAQEVIKTWRDEIRAKQDIEDAYRYANSGNPETLASAIRTANQVSDSSLLRAEADGVIEQWSQQILAIARERAASDLPAAIEIAQKIPSYAGAFSAAQRQIESWQQQLNPAPAPSVAPAPVPSAAPAPPPPAAP